TGGACCGCCATGGACGTCTTGAATTGGAGGTGGCTAATCTTTTAACTGAGGATCTTCACCAAGGCAAGTCTCTGAGTCATCTAAATTACTTAGTGGATTCATTTAAGACTTTACGTAACTATCAGCCAGCTAGTTTCTTTTCGAATTTTCATAAGGGCTTGGGAAATCTTAAATTTGATAAGTTGTATCAATTTACGCAATACCCAATGCAGGAGTTCTTTAACCAGTTTCCACTTCTAGTTGATGAAATACATCGCTATACCAAGAATAAGGCTACAGTTATTTTACAAGTGGGGTCTGAAAAGCAACTCAAATCTTTGAAGGAAACCTTGGAAGAATATGATTTAGATTTACCACTTAGTAGTTTTGGAAATTTGATTCCTCATAAGCCTCAATTAGTTCTAGGAAACTTATCCAATGGTTTTTACTTTGCTGATGAAAAGCTTGTTCTGGTCACTGAACGTGAGATTTTCCATAAAAAAGTAAAACGTCGTGCGCGTGCCAGTCACGTTTCCAATGCTGAGCGTCTAAAAGATTACAATGAGCTTGAAAAAGGTGATTATGTTGTACACCAGACTCATGGTATCGGACAATTTAAAGGTATTGAGACTATTGAGATTAAAGGGGTGCATCGTGACTACTTGACCATCCAATATCAGGATGCTGCAACAATTTCTCTACCTGTTGAGCAGATTGAGAGTCTCTCTAAGTATGTGTCAGCGGACGGGAAAGAGCCTAAAATTAATAAACTCAATGATGGGCGTTTCCAAAAGACTAAACAAAAAGTAAGTAAGCAAGTAGAGGATATTGCTGATGATCTCTTAAAACTTTACGCTGAGCGTAGTCAACTTAAAGGTTTTGCTTTTTCACCAGATGATGATAATCAAAGAGATTTCGAAGATGATTTCGCCTATGCTGAGACAGAGGATCAATTGCGTTCTATCAAGGAAATTAAGGCAGACATGGAGTCAGACAAACCCATGGATCGTCTCTTGGTTGGTGATGTTGGTTTTGGTAAGACAGAGGTAGCTATGCGTGCCGCCTTCAAGGCAGTCAATGATGGAAAGCAAGTTGCTATCTTAGTTCCTACAACGGTTCTTGCCCATCAGCACTATTTGAATTTTAAAGAGCGTTTTGAAAATCATGCCGTTGAAGTAGATGAACTCAGTCGTTTTAGAAGTAAAAAAGAGCAGAATGAGACTATTGAAAATCTAGCTAAAGGGCGTATTGATATTATTATTGGTACCCACCGCCTACTGTCTAAAGATGTTAAGTTTTCTGACTTAGGCTTGCTAGTAATTGATGAAGAACAACGTTTTGGCGTGAAGCATAAAGAGAAACTTAAGGAGTTGAAAGCTAAGGTTGATGTCCTTACTCTAACTGCGACACCTATTCCTCGTACGCTTCATATGTCTATGTTAGGTATTCGTGATTTGTCGATTATTGAGACAGCACCTACCAACCGTTATCCAGTTCAAACTTATGTTATGGAAACCAATCCTGGTCTTATTCGAGAAGCGATATTAAGAGAGATGGACCGAGGTGGTCAGATTTTTTATGTTTATAATCGTGTTGAAACCATTGATCAAAAAGTTTCTGAATTACATGAGCTAGTCTCTGAAGCACGTATCGGATTTGTTCATGGTCAGATGAGTGAGGTTATGTTGGAGAATACCCTCTTGGATTTCTTGAATGGTGATTACGATGTATTGGTAGCAACGACCATTATCGAGACAGGGATTGATATCTCCAACGTTAATACTCTCTTCATTGAGAATGCAGATCATATGGGCTTATCTACCCTTTATCAGTTGAGAGGTCGTGTGGGACGTAGTAATCGAATTGCTTACGCCTATCTCATGTATCGTCCTGACAAAGTGTTGACGGAGGTCTCTGAGAAGCGATTGGATGCTATTAAAGGCTTTACAGAGCTGGGATCAGGTTTCAAAATTGCCATGCGTGATTTATCAATTCGTGGTGCAGGGAACATTCTTGGTGCTTCTCAAAGTGGTTTCATCGACTCAGTCGGGTTTGAGATGTACTCGCAACTCTTGGAAGAGGCTATTAATAAACGTCAAGGTAAAACTCAAGTTCGACGTAAAGGAAATGCAGAGTTCAATCTTCAGATTGATGCTTATCTCCCTTCTGACTATATTTCTGACGAGCGTCAAAAAATTGAAATTTATAAGCGTATTCGAGAAATTGAGAATCAGAAAGACTATCAAGACCTTCAAGATGAGCTTATTGACCGCTTTGGAGAATATCCAGACCAAGTTGCCTATCTCATTGAGATTGGTCTGGTTAAGGCCTATTTGGATGCTGCCTTTGCAGAATTAGTTGAGCGTAAGAACGATACTATCACTGTTCGTTTCGAAAAAGCCTCTCTCAAATTCTTCTTGACTCAAGATTATTTCGAAGCCATCTCTAAAACGCATTTAAAAGCAAAAATCAGTGATAACCAGGGGAAAGTAGAGATTACTTTTGATGTTCGTAACAAGAAAGACTATGAAATTCTTGAAGAATTAAAGATTTTTGGACAGACATTTATGGAAATCAAAGAACGTAAAGAAAAAAAAGAAGCTTAAGGAAAGTTTAAGTAAGTCTCTCTATACTATAAAACATCCTAAAACTTTTCTTTTTCATAAATCTCCTGAGAGGGTCGACTAGTGTTGATCCTCTTATTTTTGTATTGAAAAGGCTTTAGTCCCCTATTTTCTAAAAAAAATGCTATCATAGAAGAGATATCCTAACGAAAAGGAAACAGTAACATTGAGATTAGACAAATATTTAAAAGTATCACGAATTATCAAACGCCGTCCAGTTGCTAAAGAAGTGGCTGATAAAGGGCGTATAAAAGTAAATGGTGTACTCGCTAAGTCATCTACAGATTTAAAAATTGGTGACCAAGTGGAAGTTCGTTTTGGAAATAAACTCTTGACTGTCCGTGTTCTAGAAATGAAAGATAGTACGAAAAAAGAAGATGCGGCAAAAATGTACGAGATTATAAGTGAAACAAGGATTGAAGCAGATGAGCAAGAAGCCTAATATTGTACAGCTTACGAATGATTACATTGATAGTGCCAATCAAGAGCAACGATTAGAGCGTGCCGAACACGAACAAAGGAATCGCTTTATGGGGTGGATTCTCTTTGTGGTTGTTTTACTCTTTATCTTGCCAACCTACAATCTGGTTGAGACCTATATGAACATCAAACAGCAAGAGAAGGAAGTCTTGTCGCTTCAGAAAGACTATGATAAATTGTCAGATCAGACAAAGGAACGAAAGGATTTGGCTAAGAAACTTAAGGATGATGCTTTCGCCGAGAAATATGCGCGTGCTAAGTACTATTATTCACGTGAAGGAGAGTCTATCTATCCTGTACCAAGCTTATTACCCTAATGAAAGATTTACTTAAAACTGTAGAAACTTTTTTAACCTATTCAGAAGCCAAGTTAAAGGAACTATCAGAAAAAAATCAGCAACTTAAAACGGAATTACCGAGGAAAGAGGAGGTGAAGAAGCAAGCATGAAAAAGCTCTTAATAGCTGCAACTGTTGTGCTTGTATCTTCTAGCCCCCTGGTCCTACTTCCTATGGAGAAGGAGCTAACTCTGACCCCAAAACAGGTCCAAAAATTGACTCAAAATACTACAGCTAGTTTGACTCAATTTAAACAGATTCCTAAAAATCCAAGAACGATAACAACTATCCTAACTTATAAGAACAAGGATTTAACAGAATTTAAAACCAGTATCCAAGCGGATACCAAACTATCGATTTCTGCTATTTTTTGGAATGCTAAAGGTGAACCTGTTTTCCAACTTCAAGATGGTGATTATGTAGCCGCTAGTCAGAAATCAATTGTGGATGATAGTATCTATAATCAAAAACCAGTAGATATGACCTTCTGGACTAAAGATGGTTTAACGGTATACAAAGAACCTTACGTGTTAGGAACCGAAAAAGCTGACTCTAAACTCGCTAGTTTCAAACCTATTAAGGTTAGCCAAGTAGCTCAGACGCATGCAGGGACCTACTATTTGGTAGACGGAGAGGGGTGGATTAACGCTTCTGATTTATCAACGACTGATAATCGCATCGAGTCTGTTCAAAAAGTCCTTAATGAGAAGTATAACAATCAAGAGCGCATTTCAGTTTATGTTAAACAGCTTGATACGAACCGAGTAGCTGCTATCAATGACGAAAAAAGCATGTATGCAGCTAGTGTAGCGAAGCTTGGTCTACTCTACTATGCACAGGAACGTCTGTCTCAAGAGAAATTAGCATTATCAGATGAGTATCAATATACCTCTGCTGTGAATGGTTTTCCAGGTGCTTATGATCCAGATGGTTCTGGAAAGATTAGTAAGATGCCTGATGATAAAAATTATAGCTTAGAAAATCTGTTGAAGGCTGTAGCCCAAAACTCAGATAATGTAGCGACAAATATATTAGGTTATTATGTAGCCAATCAGTATGATAAAGCCTTCCAAAAATCAGTAGATAAAGCCGCAGCGACCTCGTGGAATATGGATAAAAAGGAGTTGACTGCTAGAGCCGCAGGTACTTTGATGGAGGCTGTTTATAGACAAAATGGAGATATTATCAATTATCTTTCAAGCACGGACTATGATGGCGAACGTATTTCCAAAAACATTGATGTCCCTGTTGCACATAAAATAGGGGATGCCTACGACTTTAAACATGACGTCGCTATTGTTTATGCAGATTCTCCCTTTATTTTATCGATTTTTACGGATAAAGAAGGCTATGACAAAATCACCTCAATTGCAGATGATGTTTATGGAATTTTGAAATAATGACACAAAAATTGTTGCAAATGATGCAAGCCAAGGGTTATTTTAACCGGCACAAGAAAATTTTAGTAGCAGTATCAGGTGGAGCAGACTCTATGAGTTTGCTGCACTTTTTGTATAACCATCAAAAAGATTTGGATATTCAGTTGGGGATTGCTCACGTTAATCATAAACAACGACAAGAGTCGGAGCATGAAGAAGCGTATTTACATCATTGGGCAGAGGAACACAAGGTCCCTTTTCACTATAGTGCATTCTCAGGAAAGTTTTCAGAAAATGCTGCCCGTACCTTTCGCTATGAGTTTTTTAAGCAGGTCATGAAAGATTATGATTACTCTGCTCTTGTAACAGCCCATCATGCAGATGATCAGGCAGAGACAATTTTTATGAGACTGTTGAGAGGAAGTCGTTTAAGACACCTGACAGGAATTTCAGCTATCAGACCATTTGGCACTGGTCAGATTATTCGTCCCTTTTTGCATCTTACGAAAGCTCAGCTTCCCGTAACTTTCCATTTTGAAGATAGGAGTAATACTTCACTAGCCTACCTTCGGAATCGCATCAGACTGTCCTATCTTCCTACTTTATCTCAGGAAAATCCTAAAATTAAGGAGCACCTTTGTCTTTTAGCCGAGGAGATTGGTCTTATAGAGCAAGCTCTAGGAGAGTTAACAAAGGATATTAGTATCACTGATTTATCTGTTTTTCAGCAACAGTCAGATGCTGTCCAGCTCTTTCTTCTTCAGAATTATTTAGACTCCTTTCCTGATTTACAGCTTTCTAAAGGCCAATTTAATCAATTAATAAGTTATCTAAGGAAAAATACTTCAGGAAAGATGCCCCTAAAAAATGGTTATGAACTAGTAAAAACACAGACAGATTTCTTGATAAGGAAAGAAGCGTCTATTTCTTTATCGCCTCCTTGTCTCTTAGAATTTGGAAAATCTGTTGAGTTTGAGGATTATACCTTGACTTTTTCAGAATTCAATGACGTTTCTAACACAGATGCTATTAGTATTTGGTCAGAGGCCCCAATAGTGATTCGTCATAGAAAAGAAGGCGATAAGATTGACCTTGGTAGTCACCATAAAAAATTAAGACGACTGTTTATAGACAATAAGATTTTAGAGAAGGATCGTCAAAAAGCTATCGTAGGAGAACAAGATGGTCATATTATTTTTCTTTATGTTGCTGGGCGTCTCTATTTGAAAAAAAGACCTGAAAATGCTATACTTTATGGCACTGTAGTCATTTATAAGAATTTCTAATCAAATACCATGTTCAAATAACGATGATTGAAGTAAAAGTGGTATAATAACAGAATATTGACTTCGAGAAAGGGAACCCAAATGTTAGAAAAAGACATTAAAAAAGTCCTCTTTTCCCAAGAGGATATCGTAGCTAAAACTAAAGAACTAGGACAACAACTGACAGAGGATTATGCGGAGAAAAATCCTCTTCTAGTCTGTGTTTTGAAAGGTGCTGTTCCATTTATGGCAGAACTTATCAAACATATCGACACCCATATTGAGATGGACTTTATGGTCGTTTCAAGTTATGGTGGCGGAACTGTCAGCAGTGGTGAAGTAAAGATTCTTAAAGATGTTGACACTAATGTTGAAGGACGAGACATCATCTTTATTGAAGATATCATTGATACAGGTCGTACGCTCCTTTATCTTCGAGATATGTTCAAGTACCGTAAAGCCAATTCAGTCAAAATCGCAACTCTTTTTGATAAACCAGAAGGTCGTGTTGTTGATATTGAGGCAGATTACGTATGTTACGATGTTCCTAATGAATTTATCGTTGGTTTCGGACTAGACTATGATGAAAAATACCGTAACCTCCCTTATGTCGGTGTCCTAAAAGAAGAAATTTATACAAAATAAGTAAAGGTCTAATTAATTTATGAATAATAAAAATAATAATGGCTTCTTACGGAACGCTTTTCTCTACATCATAGTTATTATTGCGGTTGTAACCGGAGTACAATACTTTGCAGGAGGAAGCCAAAGCCCAAGTCAACAATTGTCTTACACACAGTTGGTTAAGAAAATTGAAGATGGTAAGGTAAAATCTATCACTTATCAGCCAGACGGTAGTATCATTGAAGTTAAAGGTAGCTACAAAAAGGCCGAAAAGGTTGATACTGATCTTAGTCTACCATTTTTAGGTAGTGCATCATCAGAGACACGTAGCTTTACATCGACTGTGCTGCAGAATGAAACAACCATGCAGAAATTGCAGTCAGCATCAGAAGCAGCTGATGTTAATGTTAAAATGATACGTGAAAGTTCAAGTGGTGCTTGGATTTCATATCTTTTTAGTTACCTACCTTTGATTGGGATTGCTATTTTCTTCCTTTTCATGATGAATCAAGGCGGTAACCGTGGTGCTATGAATTTTGGCCGCAACCGTGCTAAGACTCAATCAAAAGAGAATATTAAAGTTCGTTTCACAGATGTGGCTGGTGCGGAAGAAGAAAAAGAAGAACTTGTAGAAGTCGTAGATTTCCTCAAAAATCCACGTAAATATAAAGCACTTGGTGCACGTATCCCTAAGGGTGTTCTCCTTGAAGGCCCTCCAGGGACAGGTAAAACACTGCTTGCTAAAGCTGTTGCTGGTGAAGCAGATGTTCCTTTCTTTAGTATCTCAGGTTCTGATTTCGTAGAGATGTTTGTCGGTGTCGGAGCAAGTCGTGTTCGTAGTCTTTTTGAAGACGCTAAGAAGGCCGAACGTGCTATTATCTTTATTGATGAAATCGATGCGGTTGGCCGTCGTCGTGGTACTGGAATGGGCGGCGGTAACGACGAACGTGAACAAACCCTTAACCAACTGTTGATAGAAATGGATGGTTTTGATGGAAATGAGAATATCATTGTCATTGCTGCAACCAACCGCAGTGATGTTCTTGATCCAGCCCTCCTACGTCCAGGACGTTTTGACCGTAAAGTTCTTGTTGGTCGCCCAGATGTAAAAGGCCGAGAAGCTATCTTGAAAGTCCATGCCAAGAATAAACCATTGGCTGAAGATGTTGACCTTAAAGTTGTTGCTCAACAAACTCCAGGTTTTGTTGGAGCTGACTTAGAGAATGTCTTGAATGAAGCAGCCCTAGTTGCTGCACGACGTAGTAAGACTAGAATTGATGCTAGTGATATCGACGAAGCAGAGGATCGTGTTATTGCTGGACCATCTAAGAAAGACCGCCAAGTTTCAGAACACGAACGTAAAGTTGTGGCTTACCATGAAGCAGGACATACAATTGTTGGTTTAACACTTTCTAGCGCTCGTGATGTTCACAAGGTTACTATTGTTCCACGAGGTCGCGCAGGTGGTTATATGATTTCTCTACCAAAAGAGGATCAGATGTTGTCATCTAAAGATGAGCTAAAAGAACAATTGGCAGGACTTATGGGTGGACGTGTTGCAGAAGAAATTATTTTCAACGTTCAAACCTCAGGCGCTTCAAATGACTTTGAGCAAGCAACACAGTTAGCACGTGCAATGGTTACTGAATATGGTATGAGCGAAAAACTTGGACCAGTCCAATATGAAGGTAATCATGCGATGAATCCAGGACAATTTACGACAGATAAGTCTTACTCAGCTCATACAGCTCAACTTATTGACGAAGAAATTCGATCACTTTTAGTTGAGGCACATGACAAAGCAGCTGAAATTATCAATGCAAACCGAGAAACACATGCTCTCATTGCAGAAGCTTTGCTTAAGTATGAAACACTTGATGCTGCACAAATCAAGTCGATTTTTGAGACTGGTAAGATGCCGGAGGATTCTCTTGGAGATTCAGAAGAAGATAACCATGCCCTATCTTACGACGAAGTCAAAGAAAGAATTGAAAATAAAAATAAAGATGAAGAAGAGTAAGGAGTTTTACTCTTCTTTTTTTAGATAAATCGAGAGAAGAATTACTATTAAAAAGTATTATAAAAAAAGAAAATTAAAATCAACACAAGTTATTGACAAGACAGGTCAGAGATGATATTATAAATAAGCTGTTTCGCGAGAGACAGCCAACACGAGAAGTGAAAAAAACTTCAAAAAAAGTGTTGACAAGTTATTCTGGATTTGCTAGAATATAGGAGTTGTCTCAAGAGAGACAAAGACCTTTGAGAACTGAATAAGAAACCAAGTGCAGGGTTATGATAGAAGAAATTATAACCTGTCAATTTACAAGAATAAATCGTCAGACGACGGTAATGAGTTAACGCTCGAACAATTATTAAATTTTTAATGAGAGTTTGATCCTGGCTCAGGACGAACGCTGGCGGCGTGCCTAATACATGCAAGTAGAACGCTGAAGAGAGGAGCTTGCTCTTCTTGGATGAGTTGCGAACGGGTGAGTAACGCGTAGGTAACCTGCCTTGTAGCGGGGGATAACTATTGGAAACGATAGCTAATACCGCATAACAATGGATGACACATGTCATTTATTTGAAAGGGGCAATTGCTCCACTACAAGATGGACCTGCGTTGTATTAGCTAGTAGGTGAGGTAACGGCTCACCTAGGCGACGATACATAGCCGACCTGAGAGGGTGATCGGCCACACTGGGACTGAGACACGGCCCAGACTCCTACGGGAGGCAGCAGTAGGGAATCTTCGGCAATGGGGGCAACCCTGACCGAGCAACGCCGCGTGAGTGAAGAAGGTTTTCGGATCGTAAAGCTCTGTTGTAAGTCAAGAACGAGTGTGAGAGTGGAAAGTTCACACTGTGACGGTAGCTTACCAGAAAGGGACGGCTAACTACGTGCCAGCAGCCGCGGTAATACGTAGGTCCCGAGCGTTGTCCGGATTTATTGGGCGTAAAGCGAGCGCAGGCGGTTTGATAAGTCTGAAGTTAAAGGCTGTGGCTCAACCATAGTTCGCTTTGGAAACTGTCAAACTTGAGTGCAGAAGGGGAGAGTGGAATTCCATGTGTAGCGGTGAAATGCGTAGATATATGGAGGAACACCGGTGGCGAAAGCGGCTCTCTGGTCTGTAACTGACGCTGAGGCTCGAAAGCGTGGGGAGCGAACAGGATTAGATACCCTGGTAGTCCACGCCGTAAACGATGAGTGCTAGGTGTTGGATCCTTTCCGGGATTCAGTGCCGCAGCTAACGCATTAAGCACTCCGCCTGGGGAGTACGACCGCAAGGTTGAAACTCAAAGGAATTGACGGGGGCCCGCACAAGCGGTGGAGCATGTGGTTTAATTCGAAGCAACGCGAAGAACCTTACCAGGTCTTGACATCCCGATGCTATTTCTAGAGATAGAAAGTTACTTCGGTACATCGGTGACAGGTGGTGCATGGTTGTCGTCAGCTCGTGTCGTGAGATGTTGGGTTAAGTCCCGCAACGAGCGCAACCCCTATTGTTAGTTGCCATCATTCAGTTGGGCACTCTAGCGAGACTGCCGGTAATAAACCGGAGGAAGGTGGGGATGACGTCAAATCATCATGCCCCTTATGACCTGGGCTACACACGTGCTACAATGGTTGGTACAACGAGTTGCGAGTCGGTGACGGCAAGCTAATCTCTTAAAGCCAATCTCAGTTCGGATTGTAGGCTGCAACTCGCCTACATGAAGTCGGAATCGCTAGTAATCGCGGATCAGCACGCCGCGGTGAATACGTTCCCGGGCCTTGTACACACCGCCCGTCACACCACGAGAGTTTGTAACACCCGAAGTCGGTGAGGTAACCTTTTGGAGCCAGCCGCCTAAGGTGGGATAGATGATTGGGGTGAAGTCGTAACAAGGTAGCCGTATCGGAAGGTGCGGCTGGATCACCTCCTTTCTAAGGAAAAACGGAATGTACTTGAGTTTCTTATTTAGTTTTGAGAGGTCTTGTGGGGCCTTAGCTCAGCTGGGAGAGCGCCTGCTTTGCACGCAGGAGGTCAGCGGTTCGATCCCGCTAGGCTCCATTGAATCGAAAGATTCAAGTATTGTCCATTGAAAATTGAATATCTATATCAAATTCCATATGTAATTAATTACATATAGATAGTAACAAGAAAATAAACCGAAACGCTGTGAATATTTAATGAGTTAGGTCGCAAGACCAAAATAAGGTTAAGTTAATAAGGGCGCACGGTGGATGCCTTGGCACTAGAAGCCGATGAAGGACGTGACTAACGACGAAATGCTTTGGGGAGCTGTAAGTGAGCAATGATCCAGAGATGTCCGAATGGGGGAACCCGGCAGGTAATGCCTGTCACTCATTACTGTTAAGGTAATGTAGAGGAAGACGCAGTGAACTGAAACATCTAAGTAGCTGCAGGAAGAGAAAGCAAAAGCGATTGCCTTAGTAGCGGCGAGCGAAACGGCAAGAGGGCAAACCGAAGAGTTTACTCTTCGGGGTTGTAGGACTGCAACGTGGACTTAAAGATTATAGAAGAACTACCTGGGAAGGTAGGCCAAAGAGAGTAATAGCCTCGTATTCGAAATAGTCTTTATACCTAGCAGTATCCTGAGTACGGCGAGACACGAGAAATCTCGTCGGAATCTGGGAGGACCATCTCCCAACC
The DNA window shown above is from Streptococcus salivarius and carries:
- the mfd gene encoding transcription-repair coupling factor yields the protein MANTLLDLFEKNHQLLEWRDKVTLLSRQLVMGFSGSSKAVVMASALSEQVPKILIVTSTQNEAEQLTGDLSAILGEDKVYSFFADDVVAAEFIFASPEKTHSRLESLNFLMDKEASGVLVTSLVGTKLHLPNPKVYKDSRIDLTPGEEHDLEALSKHLTHIGYQRVEQVLSPGEFSRRGDILDIYELTSELPYRLEFFGDEIDGIRQFDSDSQKSLDNLEHVIVSPADDIILTREDYQRAEKALESAVSKAEGPHKAYLEEVLSVTIDGYRHKDLRKFLSLFYDKAYTLFDYLPKGTPVFIDDFQKIVDRHGRLELEVANLLTEDLHQGKSLSHLNYLVDSFKTLRNYQPASFFSNFHKGLGNLKFDKLYQFTQYPMQEFFNQFPLLVDEIHRYTKNKATVILQVGSEKQLKSLKETLEEYDLDLPLSSFGNLIPHKPQLVLGNLSNGFYFADEKLVLVTEREIFHKKVKRRARASHVSNAERLKDYNELEKGDYVVHQTHGIGQFKGIETIEIKGVHRDYLTIQYQDAATISLPVEQIESLSKYVSADGKEPKINKLNDGRFQKTKQKVSKQVEDIADDLLKLYAERSQLKGFAFSPDDDNQRDFEDDFAYAETEDQLRSIKEIKADMESDKPMDRLLVGDVGFGKTEVAMRAAFKAVNDGKQVAILVPTTVLAHQHYLNFKERFENHAVEVDELSRFRSKKEQNETIENLAKGRIDIIIGTHRLLSKDVKFSDLGLLVIDEEQRFGVKHKEKLKELKAKVDVLTLTATPIPRTLHMSMLGIRDLSIIETAPTNRYPVQTYVMETNPGLIREAILREMDRGGQIFYVYNRVETIDQKVSELHELVSEARIGFVHGQMSEVMLENTLLDFLNGDYDVLVATTIIETGIDISNVNTLFIENADHMGLSTLYQLRGRVGRSNRIAYAYLMYRPDKVLTEVSEKRLDAIKGFTELGSGFKIAMRDLSIRGAGNILGASQSGFIDSVGFEMYSQLLEEAINKRQGKTQVRRKGNAEFNLQIDAYLPSDYISDERQKIEIYKRIREIENQKDYQDLQDELIDRFGEYPDQVAYLIEIGLVKAYLDAAFAELVERKNDTITVRFEKASLKFFLTQDYFEAISKTHLKAKISDNQGKVEITFDVRNKKDYEILEELKIFGQTFMEIKERKEKKEA
- a CDS encoding RNA-binding S4 domain-containing protein → MRLDKYLKVSRIIKRRPVAKEVADKGRIKVNGVLAKSSTDLKIGDQVEVRFGNKLLTVRVLEMKDSTKKEDAAKMYEIISETRIEADEQEA
- a CDS encoding FtsB family cell division protein — protein: MSKKPNIVQLTNDYIDSANQEQRLERAEHEQRNRFMGWILFVVVLLFILPTYNLVETYMNIKQQEKEVLSLQKDYDKLSDQTKERKDLAKKLKDDAFAEKYARAKYYYSREGESIYPVPSLLP
- a CDS encoding SP_0009 family protein, producing the protein MKDLLKTVETFLTYSEAKLKELSEKNQQLKTELPRKEEVKKQA
- a CDS encoding serine hydrolase — protein: MKKLLIAATVVLVSSSPLVLLPMEKELTLTPKQVQKLTQNTTASLTQFKQIPKNPRTITTILTYKNKDLTEFKTSIQADTKLSISAIFWNAKGEPVFQLQDGDYVAASQKSIVDDSIYNQKPVDMTFWTKDGLTVYKEPYVLGTEKADSKLASFKPIKVSQVAQTHAGTYYLVDGEGWINASDLSTTDNRIESVQKVLNEKYNNQERISVYVKQLDTNRVAAINDEKSMYAASVAKLGLLYYAQERLSQEKLALSDEYQYTSAVNGFPGAYDPDGSGKISKMPDDKNYSLENLLKAVAQNSDNVATNILGYYVANQYDKAFQKSVDKAAATSWNMDKKELTARAAGTLMEAVYRQNGDIINYLSSTDYDGERISKNIDVPVAHKIGDAYDFKHDVAIVYADSPFILSIFTDKEGYDKITSIADDVYGILK
- the tilS gene encoding tRNA lysidine(34) synthetase TilS, encoding MTQKLLQMMQAKGYFNRHKKILVAVSGGADSMSLLHFLYNHQKDLDIQLGIAHVNHKQRQESEHEEAYLHHWAEEHKVPFHYSAFSGKFSENAARTFRYEFFKQVMKDYDYSALVTAHHADDQAETIFMRLLRGSRLRHLTGISAIRPFGTGQIIRPFLHLTKAQLPVTFHFEDRSNTSLAYLRNRIRLSYLPTLSQENPKIKEHLCLLAEEIGLIEQALGELTKDISITDLSVFQQQSDAVQLFLLQNYLDSFPDLQLSKGQFNQLISYLRKNTSGKMPLKNGYELVKTQTDFLIRKEASISLSPPCLLEFGKSVEFEDYTLTFSEFNDVSNTDAISIWSEAPIVIRHRKEGDKIDLGSHHKKLRRLFIDNKILEKDRQKAIVGEQDGHIIFLYVAGRLYLKKRPENAILYGTVVIYKNF
- the hpt gene encoding hypoxanthine phosphoribosyltransferase, which encodes MLEKDIKKVLFSQEDIVAKTKELGQQLTEDYAEKNPLLVCVLKGAVPFMAELIKHIDTHIEMDFMVVSSYGGGTVSSGEVKILKDVDTNVEGRDIIFIEDIIDTGRTLLYLRDMFKYRKANSVKIATLFDKPEGRVVDIEADYVCYDVPNEFIVGFGLDYDEKYRNLPYVGVLKEEIYTK
- the ftsH gene encoding ATP-dependent zinc metalloprotease FtsH; its protein translation is MNNKNNNGFLRNAFLYIIVIIAVVTGVQYFAGGSQSPSQQLSYTQLVKKIEDGKVKSITYQPDGSIIEVKGSYKKAEKVDTDLSLPFLGSASSETRSFTSTVLQNETTMQKLQSASEAADVNVKMIRESSSGAWISYLFSYLPLIGIAIFFLFMMNQGGNRGAMNFGRNRAKTQSKENIKVRFTDVAGAEEEKEELVEVVDFLKNPRKYKALGARIPKGVLLEGPPGTGKTLLAKAVAGEADVPFFSISGSDFVEMFVGVGASRVRSLFEDAKKAERAIIFIDEIDAVGRRRGTGMGGGNDEREQTLNQLLIEMDGFDGNENIIVIAATNRSDVLDPALLRPGRFDRKVLVGRPDVKGREAILKVHAKNKPLAEDVDLKVVAQQTPGFVGADLENVLNEAALVAARRSKTRIDASDIDEAEDRVIAGPSKKDRQVSEHERKVVAYHEAGHTIVGLTLSSARDVHKVTIVPRGRAGGYMISLPKEDQMLSSKDELKEQLAGLMGGRVAEEIIFNVQTSGASNDFEQATQLARAMVTEYGMSEKLGPVQYEGNHAMNPGQFTTDKSYSAHTAQLIDEEIRSLLVEAHDKAAEIINANRETHALIAEALLKYETLDAAQIKSIFETGKMPEDSLGDSEEDNHALSYDEVKERIENKNKDEEE